The Lampris incognitus isolate fLamInc1 chromosome 7, fLamInc1.hap2, whole genome shotgun sequence genome window below encodes:
- the si:ch211-105f12.2 gene encoding RIMS-binding protein 2-like translates to MEETSGLDVLIYSDEVRIATPEDIREWELETASQLSLPFPRLFVALYPYNPAAMSPNYETAAEELPFVPGQIIKVVGDKDSDGFYYGESGGLSGYVPSNMVAEIPVDDEYLRHLLMQQGFLPVDHTGMCLTPDLSDTASIPEDVVVRRMVALFEYDPWESSPNMDSEAELGFRAGDIIYVFGDMDQDGFYYGDLHGRRGLVPSNFLQPLPWN, encoded by the exons ATGGAGGAAACGTCGGGGTTGGATGTGTTAATATACTCAGATGAAGTGAGGATTGCTACTCCAGAGGATATTAGAGAATGGGAACTTGAAACTGCAAGCCAGTTGTCTCTACCTTTCCCACGACTCTTTGTGGCACTCTATCCGTATAACCCAGCTGCAATGTCTCCAAACTATGAAACGGCTGCAGAGGAGCTTCCTTTTGTGCCAGGCCAGATAATCAAG GTGGTTGGAGATAAAGACTCTGACGGGTTCTACTACGGTGAATCTGGTGGTCTCTCTGGCTATGTACCGAGTAACATGGTGGCTGAAATTCCTGTAGATGACGAGTATCTAAGGCATCTTCTAATGCAGCAGGGATTCCTCCCCGTGGACCACACAG GCATGTGTTTGACCCCCGATCTGAGCGACACGGCCAGTATCCCAGAGGATGTGGTCGTCCGTCGAATGGTGGCCTTATTTGAGTATGACCCATGGGAAAGTTCCCCCAACATGGACAGTGAA GCTGAGCTTGGCTTTCGAGCAGGAGACATCATATATGTGTTCGGGGACATGGATCAAGATGGATTCTACTAT GGGGATCTTCATGGACGACGAGGCTTGGTGCCATCAAACTTCCTGCAGCCACTACCATGGAATTAG